A window from Sus scrofa isolate TJ Tabasco breed Duroc chromosome 2, Sscrofa11.1, whole genome shotgun sequence encodes these proteins:
- the PLIN4 gene encoding perilipin-4 isoform X1: protein MSAQEEGGREAPKPKGKTLSSFFGSLPGFSSARNLVANAHSSAREARPAADTAGAPAPEATQPQAQAATDLEQTARGTEMLSPSDKVISGAKDMVCSKMTKTKDAISSGMANMVDTAKGVVQGGLGMTRSTLTGTKDAVASGVTGAMGVAKGAVQTGVDTTKTVLTGTKDVVSTGLTGAVNMAKGTVQTGVDTTKTVLTGTKDTVSTGLTGAMNVAKGAVQTGVDTTKTVLTGTKDAVSTGLTGAVNMAKGTVQTGVDTTKTVLTGTKETMSAGLTGAMGVAKGAVQTGMDTTKTVLTGTKDAMSTGLTGAMGVAKGAVQTGVDTTKTVLTGTKDAVSTGLTGAMGVAKGAVQTGMDTTKTVLTGTKDTVSTGLTGAMNVAKGAVQTGVDTTKTVLTGTKDAMSTGLTGAMGMAKGAVQTGMDTTKTVLTGTKDTVSTGLTGAMNVAKGAVQTGVDTTKTVLTGTKDAVSTGLTGAVNMAKGTVQTGMDTTKTVLMGTKDAVSTGLTGAVNMAKGTVQTGVDTTKTVLTGTKDAMSTGLTGAMGMAKGAVQTGVDTTKTVLTGTKDTVSTGLTGAMNVAKGAVQTGVDTTKTVLTGTKDAMSTGLTGAMNVAKGTVQTGVDTTKTVLTGTKETVSTGLTGAMIVAKGAVQTGMDTTKTVLTGTKDAMSTGLTGAMGVAKGAVQTGVDTTKTVLTGTKDAVSTGLTGAVNMAKGTVQTGVDTTKTVLTGTKETMSAGLTGAMGVAKGAVQTGMDTTKTVLTGTKDAMSTGLTGAMGVAKGAVQTGVDTTKTVLTGTKETMSAGLTGAMGVAKGAVQTGMDTTKTVLTGTKDAMSTGLTGAMGMAKGAVQTGVDTTKTVLTGTKDTVSTGLTGAMNVAKGAVQTGVDTTKTVLTGTKDAVSTGLTGAMNVAKGTVQTGVDTTKTVLTGTKDAVSTGLTGAVNMAKGTVQTGVDTTKTVLTGTKDTVSTGLTGAMNVAKGAVQTGVDTTKTVLTGTKDAVSTGLTGAVNMAKGTVQTGVDTTKTVLTGTKETMSAGLTGAMGVAKGAVQTGMDTTKTVLTGTKDAMSTGLTGAMGVAKGAVQTGVDTTKTVLTGTKDAVSTGLTGAMGVAKGAVQTGMDTTKTVLTGTKDTVSTGLTGAMNVAKGAVQTGVDTTKTVLTGTKDTVSTGLTGAMNVAKGAVQTGMDTTKTVLTGTKDAMSTGLTGAMNVAKGAVQTGVDTTKTVLTSTEEALSTGLSGAVNVAKWAAQGSLDTSKAVLMGTKDAMSTGLNRVGNLAHGDVQTGLGTIQNWLPGPQDAIAGGLASSRAPDKKQTLPNPPEALSYEVSRYPDTLCAGLDVAGEVTTGTKGLVSAEATFIQGAELGKEEAGHGATARAHEGVQGFVTLRDELEELGEIFQPMSAEEQARLAASQSGPRVLAADQGSYFVRLGDLAPSFRQRAFEHALSHLQHGQFQARAALAQLEDAFRLIEKPQQAPDQQLLPNQDLSSTVEGAGGQEVPGAGALSRACGLVQQLHVAYSTLASGLQGLPAELQRPVGQARHSLCKLYGVISSAASVEELPAECLARSRESIGQAWQGLEQLLESVQHSPPLGWLVGPFTLHPGGQQL from the exons ATGTCTGCACAAGAAGAAGGAGGCCGGGAGGCCCCCAAACCCAAGGGCAAG ACCCTGAGCAGCTTCTTTGGGTCCCTGCCTGGCTTCAGTTCTGCCCGGAACCTAGTGGCCAACGCCCACAGCTCAGCGAGAGAGGCTCGGCCAGCCGCCGATACCGCAGGCGCTCCAGCCCCTGAGGCCACCCAGCCCCAGGCTCAGG CGGCCACCGACTTGGAGCAGACGGCCAGGGGGACAGAGATGCTGTCGCCTTCAGACAAG GTGATCTCTGGAGCCAAGGACATGGTGTGCTCCAAGATGACCAAGACCAAGGATGCCATCTCCTCTGGGATGGCCAACATGGTGGACACAGCTAAAGGTGTCGTCCAGGGAGGCCTGGGCATGACCCGATCCACGCTCACAGGCACCAAGGATGCTGTGGCCAGTGGGGTGACAGGggcaatgggtgtggccaaaggggCTGTTCAGACGGGGGTGGACACCACCAAGACTGTCTTGACGGGCACTAAAGACGTCGTGTCCACAGGACTCACTGGGGCAGTGAACATGGCCAAGGGCACAGTCCAGACCGGCGTGGACACCACCAAGACTGTCCTCACTGGCACCAAAGACACAGTGTCCACTGGACTCACAGGTGCAATGAACGTGGCCAAGGGGGCTGTCCAGACCGGAGTGGACACCACCAAGACTGTCCTCACTGGCACCAAAGATGCAGTGTCCACTGGACTCACTGGGGCAGTGAACATGGCCAAGGGCACAGTCCAGACCGGCGTGGACACCACCAAGACTGTCCTCACTGGCACCAAAGAGACCATGTCTGCTGGGCTCACTGGAgcaatgggtgtggccaaggGGGCTGTCCAGACTGGCATGGACACCACCAAGACCGTCTTAACCGGCACCAAAGATGCCATGTCCACTGGACTCACTggagccatgggtgtggccaagggGGCTGTCCAGACTGGCGTGGACACCACCAAGACTGTCCTCACTGGCACCAAAGATGCAGTGTCCACTGGACTCACTggagccatgggtgtggccaagggGGCTGTCCAGACTGGCATGGATACCACCAAGACTGTCCTCACTGGCACCAAAGACACAGTGTCCACTGGACTCACAGGTGCAATGAACGTGGCCAAGGGGGCTGTCCAGACCGGAGTGGACACCACCAAGACTGTCCTCACTGGCACCAAAGATGCCATGTCCACTGGACTCACTGgagccatgggtatggccaaggGGGCTGTCCAGACTGGCATGGACACCACCAAGACTGTCCTCACTGGCACCAAAGACACAGTGTCCACTGGACTCACAGGTGCAATGAACGTGGCCAAGGGGGCTGTCCAGACCGGAGTGGACACCACCAAGACTGTCCTCACTGGCACCAAAGATGCAGTGTCGACTGGGCTCACTGGGGCAGTGAACATGGCCAAGGGCACAGTCCAGACTGGCATGGACACCACCAAGACTGTCCTCATGGGCACCAAAGACGCAGTGTCCACTGGACTCACTGGGGCAGTGAACATGGCCAAGGGCACAGTCCAGACCGGCGTGGACACCACCAAGACTGTCCTCACTGGCACCAAAGATGCCATGTCCACTGGGCTCACTGgagccatgggtatggccaaggGGGCTGTCCAGACTGGCGTGGACACCACCAAGACTGTCCTCACTGGCACCAAAGACACAGTGTCCACTGGACTCACAGGTGCAATGAACGTGGCCAAGGGGGCTGTCCAGACTGGCGTGGACACCACCAAGACTGTCTTGACTGGCACCAAAGATGCCATGTCCACTGGACTCACAGGTGCAATGAATGTGGCCAAGGGCACAGTCCAGACCGGCGTGGACACCACAAAGACTGTCCTCACTGGCACCAAAGAAACAGTGTCCACCGGACTCACAGGTGCAATGATCGTGGCCAAGGGGGCTGTCCAGACTGGCATGGACACCACCAAGACTGTCTTGACTGGCACCAAAGATGCCATGTCCACTGGACTCACTggagccatgggtgtggccaagggGGCTGTCCAGACTGGTGTGGACACCACCAAGACTGTCCTCACTGGCACCAAAGATGCAGTGTCCACTGGACTCACTGGGGCAGTGAACATGGCCAAGGGCACAGTCCAGACCGGCGTGGACACCACCAAGACTGTCCTCACTGGCACCAAAGAGACCATGTCTGCTGGGCTCACTGGAgcaatgggtgtggccaaggGGGCTGTCCAGACTGGCATGGACACCACCAAGACCGTCTTAACCGGCACCAAAGATGCCATGTCCACTGGACTCACTggagccatgggtgtggccaagggGGCTGTCCAGACTGGCGTGGACACCACCAAGACTGTCCTCACTGGCACCAAAGAGACCATGTCTGCTGGGCTCACTGGAgcaatgggtgtggccaaggGGGCTGTCCAGACTGGCATGGACACCACCAAGACCGTCTTAACCGGCACCAAAGATGCCATGTCCACTGGACTCACTGgagccatgggtatggccaaggGGGCTGTCCAGACTGGCGTGGACACCACCAAGACTGTCCTCACTGGCACCAAAGACACAGTGTCCACTGGACTCACAGGTGCAATGAACGTGGCCAAGGGGGCTGTCCAGACCGGCGTGGACACCACCAAGACTGTCCTCACTGGCACCAAAGATGCAGTGTCCACTGGACTCACAGGTGCAATGAATGTGGCCAAGGGCACAGTCCAGACCGGCGTGGACACCACCAAGACTGTCCTCACTGGCACCAAAGATGCAGTGTCCACTGGACTCACTGGGGCAGTGAACATGGCCAAGGGCACAGTCCAGACCGGCGTGGACACCACCAAGACTGTCCTCACTGGCACCAAAGACACAGTGTCCACTGGACTCACAGGTGCAATGAACGTGGCCAAGGGGGCTGTCCAGACCGGAGTGGACACCACCAAGACTGTCCTCACTGGCACCAAAGATGCAGTGTCCACTGGACTCACTGGGGCAGTGAACATGGCCAAGGGCACAGTCCAGACCGGCGTGGACACCACCAAGACTGTCCTCACTGGCACCAAAGAGACCATGTCTGCTGGGCTCACTGGAgcaatgggtgtggccaaggGGGCTGTCCAGACTGGCATGGACACCACCAAGACCGTCTTAACCGGCACCAAAGATGCCATGTCCACTGGACTCACTggagccatgggtgtggccaagggGGCTGTCCAGACTGGCGTGGACACCACCAAGACTGTCCTCACTGGCACCAAAGATGCAGTGTCCACTGGACTCACTggagccatgggtgtggccaagggGGCTGTCCAGACTGGCATGGATACCACCAAGACTGTCCTCACTGGCACCAAAGACACAGTGTCCACTGGACTCACAGGTGCAATGAATGTGGCCAAGGGGGCTGTCCAGACTGGCGTGGACACCACCAAGACCGTTCTCACTGGCACCAAAGACACAGTGTCCACTGGACTCACAGGTGCAATGAATGTGGCCAAGGGGGCTGTCCAGACTGGCATGGACACCACCAAGACTGTCTTGACTGGCACCAAAGATGCCATGTCCACTGGTCTCACAGGTGCAATGAACGTGGCCAAGGGGGCTGTCCAGACTGGTGTGGACACCACCAAGACCGTCTTGACCAGCACTGAAGAGGCCTTGTCCACGGGGCTTTCTGGGGCAGTGAATGTGGCCAAATGGGCTGCCCAGGGGAGTCTGGACACCTCAAAGGCTGTCCTCATGGGCACCAAAGATGCCATGTCCACTGGGCTCAACAGGGTAGGGAACCTGGCCCATGGAGATGTGCAGACTGGTCTTGGCACCATCCAGAACTGGTTACCTGGTCCCCAGGATGCCATTGCAGGTGGACTCGCCAGTTCTAGGGCcccagacaaaaaacaaaccctcccAAACCCTCCCGAGGCTCTGTCCTATGAGGTCTCCAGGTACCCAGACACTCTCTGTGCAGGCCTGGACGTTGCTGGGGAAGTCACCACAGGCACCAAGGGCCTTGTGTCAGCCGAGGCGACATTCATCCAAGGGGCTGAACTGGGCAAGGAGGAGGCAGGACATGGAGCCACTGCTCGTGCCCACGAAGGAGTCCAGGGCTTTGTGACGCTCCGGGATGAGTTGGAGGAACTGGGGGAGATCTTCCAGCCCATGAGCGCTGAGGAACAAG CTCGGCTGGCTGCCTCCCAGTCTGGGCCGAGGGTGCTTGCAGCTGACCAGGGCAGCTACTTTGTGCGTCTGGGCGACCTGGCCCCCAGCTTCCGTCAGCGAGCTTTCGAGCATGCCCTGAGCCACCTGCAGCACGGCCAGTTCCAAGCCAGGGCTGCACTGGCCCAGCTCGAGGATGCCTTCAGACTG ATTGAGAAGCCCC
- the PLIN4 gene encoding perilipin-4 isoform X3: MSAQEEGGREAPKPKGKTLSSFFGSLPGFSSARNLVANAHSSAREARPAADTAGAPAPEATQPQAQAATDLEQTARGTEMLSPSDKVISGAKDMVCSKMTKTKDAISSGMANMVDTAKGVVQGGLGMTRSTLTGTKDAVASGVTGAMGVAKGAVQTGVDTTKTVLTGTKDVVSTGLTGAVNMAKGTVQTGVDTTKTVLTGTKDTVSTGLTGAMNVAKGAVQTGVDTTKTVLTGTKDAVSTGLTGAVNMAKGTVQTGVDTTKTVLTGTKETMSAGLTGAMGVAKGAVQTGMDTTKTVLTGTKDAMSTGLTGAMGVAKGAVQTGVDTTKTVLTGTKDAVSTGLTGAMGVAKGAVQTGMDTTKTVLTGTKDTVSTGLTGAMNVAKGAVQTGVDTTKTVLTGTKDAMSTGLTGAMGMAKGAVQTGMDTTKTVLTGTKDTVSTGLTGAMNVAKGAVQTGVDTTKTVLTGTKDAVSTGLTGAVNMAKGTVQTGMDTTKTVLMGTKDAVSTGLTGAVNMAKGTVQTGVDTTKTVLTGTKDTVSTGLTGAMNVAKGAVQTGVDTTKTVLTGTKDAMSTGLTGAMNVAKGTVQTGVDTTKTVLTGTKETVSTGLTGAMIVAKGAVQTGMDTTKTVLTGTKDAMSTGLTGAMGVAKGAVQTGVDTTKTVLTGTKDAVSTGLTGAVNMAKGTVQTGVDTTKTVLTGTKETMSAGLTGAMGVAKGAVQTGMDTTKTVLTGTKDAMSTGLTGAMGVAKGAVQTGVDTTKTVLTGTKETMSAGLTGAMGVAKGAVQTGMDTTKTVLTGTKDAMSTGLTGAMGMAKGAVQTGVDTTKTVLTGTKDTVSTGLTGAMNVAKGAVQTGVDTTKTVLTGTKDAVSTGLTGAMNVAKGTVQTGVDTTKTVLTGTKDAVSTGLTGAVNMAKGTVQTGVDTTKTVLTGTKDTVSTGLTGAMNVAKGAVQTGVDTTKTVLTGTKDAVSTGLTGAVNMAKGTVQTGVDTTKTVLTGTKETMSAGLTGAMGVAKGAVQTGMDTTKTVLTGTKDAMSTGLTGAMGVAKGAVQTGVDTTKTVLTGTKDAVSTGLTGAMGVAKGAVQTGMDTTKTVLTGTKDTVSTGLTGAMNVAKGAVQTGVDTTKTVLTGTKDTVSTGLTGAMNVAKGAVQTGMDTTKTVLTGTKDAMSTGLTGAMNVAKGAVQTGVDTTKTVLTSTEEALSTGLSGAVNVAKWAAQGSLDTSKAVLMGTKDAMSTGLNRVGNLAHGDVQTGLGTIQNWLPGPQDAIAGGLASSRAPDKKQTLPNPPEALSYEVSRYPDTLCAGLDVAGEVTTGTKGLVSAEATFIQGAELGKEEAGHGATARAHEGVQGFVTLRDELEELGEIFQPMSAEEQARLAASQSGPRVLAADQGSYFVRLGDLAPSFRQRAFEHALSHLQHGQFQARAALAQLEDAFRLIEKPQQAPDQQLLPNQDLSSTVEGAGGQEVPGAGALSRACGLVQQLHVAYSTLASGLQGLPAELQRPVGQARHSLCKLYGVISSAASVEELPAECLARSRESIGQAWQGLEQLLESVQHSPPLGWLVGPFTLHPGGQQL; this comes from the exons ATGTCTGCACAAGAAGAAGGAGGCCGGGAGGCCCCCAAACCCAAGGGCAAG ACCCTGAGCAGCTTCTTTGGGTCCCTGCCTGGCTTCAGTTCTGCCCGGAACCTAGTGGCCAACGCCCACAGCTCAGCGAGAGAGGCTCGGCCAGCCGCCGATACCGCAGGCGCTCCAGCCCCTGAGGCCACCCAGCCCCAGGCTCAGG CGGCCACCGACTTGGAGCAGACGGCCAGGGGGACAGAGATGCTGTCGCCTTCAGACAAG GTGATCTCTGGAGCCAAGGACATGGTGTGCTCCAAGATGACCAAGACCAAGGATGCCATCTCCTCTGGGATGGCCAACATGGTGGACACAGCTAAAGGTGTCGTCCAGGGAGGCCTGGGCATGACCCGATCCACGCTCACAGGCACCAAGGATGCTGTGGCCAGTGGGGTGACAGGggcaatgggtgtggccaaaggggCTGTTCAGACGGGGGTGGACACCACCAAGACTGTCTTGACGGGCACTAAAGACGTCGTGTCCACAGGACTCACTGGGGCAGTGAACATGGCCAAGGGCACAGTCCAGACCGGCGTGGACACCACCAAGACTGTCCTCACTGGCACCAAAGACACAGTGTCCACTGGACTCACAGGTGCAATGAACGTGGCCAAGGGGGCTGTCCAGACCGGAGTGGACACCACCAAGACTGTCCTCACTGGCACCAAAGATGCAGTGTCCACTGGACTCACTGGGGCAGTGAACATGGCCAAGGGCACAGTCCAGACCGGCGTGGACACCACCAAGACTGTCCTCACTGGCACCAAAGAGACCATGTCTGCTGGGCTCACTGGAgcaatgggtgtggccaaggGGGCTGTCCAGACTGGCATGGACACCACCAAGACCGTCTTAACCGGCACCAAAGATGCCATGTCCACTGGACTCACTggagccatgggtgtggccaagggGGCTGTCCAGACTGGCGTGGACACCACCAAGACTGTCCTCACTGGCACCAAAGATGCAGTGTCCACTGGACTCACTggagccatgggtgtggccaagggGGCTGTCCAGACTGGCATGGATACCACCAAGACTGTCCTCACTGGCACCAAAGACACAGTGTCCACTGGACTCACAGGTGCAATGAACGTGGCCAAGGGGGCTGTCCAGACCGGAGTGGACACCACCAAGACTGTCCTCACTGGCACCAAAGATGCCATGTCCACTGGACTCACTGgagccatgggtatggccaaggGGGCTGTCCAGACTGGCATGGACACCACCAAGACTGTCCTCACTGGCACCAAAGACACAGTGTCCACTGGACTCACAGGTGCAATGAACGTGGCCAAGGGGGCTGTCCAGACCGGAGTGGACACCACCAAGACTGTCCTCACTGGCACCAAAGATGCAGTGTCGACTGGGCTCACTGGGGCAGTGAACATGGCCAAGGGCACAGTCCAGACTGGCATGGACACCACCAAGACTGTCCTCATGGGCACCAAAGACGCAGTGTCCACTGGACTCACTGGGGCAGTGAACATGGCCAAGGGCACAGTCCAGACCGGCGTGGACACCACCAAGACTGTCCTCACTGGCACCAAAG ACACAGTGTCCACTGGACTCACAGGTGCAATGAACGTGGCCAAGGGGGCTGTCCAGACTGGCGTGGACACCACCAAGACTGTCTTGACTGGCACCAAAGATGCCATGTCCACTGGACTCACAGGTGCAATGAATGTGGCCAAGGGCACAGTCCAGACCGGCGTGGACACCACAAAGACTGTCCTCACTGGCACCAAAGAAACAGTGTCCACCGGACTCACAGGTGCAATGATCGTGGCCAAGGGGGCTGTCCAGACTGGCATGGACACCACCAAGACTGTCTTGACTGGCACCAAAGATGCCATGTCCACTGGACTCACTggagccatgggtgtggccaagggGGCTGTCCAGACTGGTGTGGACACCACCAAGACTGTCCTCACTGGCACCAAAGATGCAGTGTCCACTGGACTCACTGGGGCAGTGAACATGGCCAAGGGCACAGTCCAGACCGGCGTGGACACCACCAAGACTGTCCTCACTGGCACCAAAGAGACCATGTCTGCTGGGCTCACTGGAgcaatgggtgtggccaaggGGGCTGTCCAGACTGGCATGGACACCACCAAGACCGTCTTAACCGGCACCAAAGATGCCATGTCCACTGGACTCACTggagccatgggtgtggccaagggGGCTGTCCAGACTGGCGTGGACACCACCAAGACTGTCCTCACTGGCACCAAAGAGACCATGTCTGCTGGGCTCACTGGAgcaatgggtgtggccaaggGGGCTGTCCAGACTGGCATGGACACCACCAAGACCGTCTTAACCGGCACCAAAGATGCCATGTCCACTGGACTCACTGgagccatgggtatggccaaggGGGCTGTCCAGACTGGCGTGGACACCACCAAGACTGTCCTCACTGGCACCAAAGACACAGTGTCCACTGGACTCACAGGTGCAATGAACGTGGCCAAGGGGGCTGTCCAGACCGGCGTGGACACCACCAAGACTGTCCTCACTGGCACCAAAGATGCAGTGTCCACTGGACTCACAGGTGCAATGAATGTGGCCAAGGGCACAGTCCAGACCGGCGTGGACACCACCAAGACTGTCCTCACTGGCACCAAAGATGCAGTGTCCACTGGACTCACTGGGGCAGTGAACATGGCCAAGGGCACAGTCCAGACCGGCGTGGACACCACCAAGACTGTCCTCACTGGCACCAAAGACACAGTGTCCACTGGACTCACAGGTGCAATGAACGTGGCCAAGGGGGCTGTCCAGACCGGAGTGGACACCACCAAGACTGTCCTCACTGGCACCAAAGATGCAGTGTCCACTGGACTCACTGGGGCAGTGAACATGGCCAAGGGCACAGTCCAGACCGGCGTGGACACCACCAAGACTGTCCTCACTGGCACCAAAGAGACCATGTCTGCTGGGCTCACTGGAgcaatgggtgtggccaaggGGGCTGTCCAGACTGGCATGGACACCACCAAGACCGTCTTAACCGGCACCAAAGATGCCATGTCCACTGGACTCACTggagccatgggtgtggccaagggGGCTGTCCAGACTGGCGTGGACACCACCAAGACTGTCCTCACTGGCACCAAAGATGCAGTGTCCACTGGACTCACTggagccatgggtgtggccaagggGGCTGTCCAGACTGGCATGGATACCACCAAGACTGTCCTCACTGGCACCAAAGACACAGTGTCCACTGGACTCACAGGTGCAATGAATGTGGCCAAGGGGGCTGTCCAGACTGGCGTGGACACCACCAAGACCGTTCTCACTGGCACCAAAGACACAGTGTCCACTGGACTCACAGGTGCAATGAATGTGGCCAAGGGGGCTGTCCAGACTGGCATGGACACCACCAAGACTGTCTTGACTGGCACCAAAGATGCCATGTCCACTGGTCTCACAGGTGCAATGAACGTGGCCAAGGGGGCTGTCCAGACTGGTGTGGACACCACCAAGACCGTCTTGACCAGCACTGAAGAGGCCTTGTCCACGGGGCTTTCTGGGGCAGTGAATGTGGCCAAATGGGCTGCCCAGGGGAGTCTGGACACCTCAAAGGCTGTCCTCATGGGCACCAAAGATGCCATGTCCACTGGGCTCAACAGGGTAGGGAACCTGGCCCATGGAGATGTGCAGACTGGTCTTGGCACCATCCAGAACTGGTTACCTGGTCCCCAGGATGCCATTGCAGGTGGACTCGCCAGTTCTAGGGCcccagacaaaaaacaaaccctcccAAACCCTCCCGAGGCTCTGTCCTATGAGGTCTCCAGGTACCCAGACACTCTCTGTGCAGGCCTGGACGTTGCTGGGGAAGTCACCACAGGCACCAAGGGCCTTGTGTCAGCCGAGGCGACATTCATCCAAGGGGCTGAACTGGGCAAGGAGGAGGCAGGACATGGAGCCACTGCTCGTGCCCACGAAGGAGTCCAGGGCTTTGTGACGCTCCGGGATGAGTTGGAGGAACTGGGGGAGATCTTCCAGCCCATGAGCGCTGAGGAACAAG CTCGGCTGGCTGCCTCCCAGTCTGGGCCGAGGGTGCTTGCAGCTGACCAGGGCAGCTACTTTGTGCGTCTGGGCGACCTGGCCCCCAGCTTCCGTCAGCGAGCTTTCGAGCATGCCCTGAGCCACCTGCAGCACGGCCAGTTCCAAGCCAGGGCTGCACTGGCCCAGCTCGAGGATGCCTTCAGACTG ATTGAGAAGCCCC